AGACGATTCTCGTCTTCTCCGCACTGATTTCCAGACCTCGTTCTAACATCCATTGCTTTATCTGGTCTAATATATGTTCTAGGCTTTCCTTATCCTTAGAGGTGACCACGAAATCATCCGCATAACGAATAACTCCGAGCTTAGGATTGATTGACTTGATGAAGTCCTCAAGCCCGTGTAACCCAATGTTAGCTAACAGAGGGCTAATTACCCCACCTTGTGGAGTACCCGTCTCGGTAGGATTTAGTATACCCTTATCGAGATAACCAGCTTTTAACCATCCTTCAATTAAATCTCCACGTGGTACAGACTCAATTGCTGTCAGGATGGATTCATGGGCAATGTTGTCGAAAAAGCCCTTAATATCAGCGTCTAGAACCCAGAGGTGTCCACCTGCTCTTGATGTTCCTAATGTTTTGAAACACATATCAATCGCATCGTGACAACTACGACCGCATCTGAACCCGTAAGAATTAGCCTCAAACACGGCTTCCCATTCGGGTTCTAGTATATTCTTAACCATTGCTTGTGCGACTCTATCCCGCACGGTAGGGATTCCGAGGGGACGTTTCTTCCCGTTTGATTTGGGTATGTAAACTCGCCGTGTTGGGTCAGCTTTGGGCATCTCCCAACTGTTCACAAGTTTCACTCGCTCGTCTGGGGTGTTTAGTACCTCTTTATCTACTCCTGCGGTTCGCTTTCCTTGATTCACTTGAGTGATTTGTCGCACTGATAAAAGCAGATTGGCTCGGCTTCGTAACAACAGCTTCTGAAGTCGGCGTAACTTCTTCCACTGACCAAGGCTTCTAGCACGAAAGATTCGCATACGTAAGTTTCTGACAGACTTCTTGACCTTAAGCCAGTTAATTTGACCCCAGTCTGAAATCTCTCCCCTTAGTCCATTTGTCAACGTTATAGATGACATCTAACTTCTCCTTGGGTTACGTCACCCTTGTAAACTTTACTTTCGTATAAGACCCAAGGCAAGTCTGCTGTTCCTTTCGGTCAGCGGTAATGTTTCAACCCCTATCCAACTCATTACAATCTGGCATTCGCTTTTTGCCTCATCTTTTACCCTCCTAGGAGTTGTAGGTTCGTTACCTCCCCTCTACTTCAAGAATCGACCTTCTTAAAGACCCAGTAGGGCTTACCCTGTTGCGTCGATTGAACATACGAACTGGTTGGGATGGTTGACTGTTCTGCGGAAAGATTATGTTTCCCCGTTTATATAAATGGCTACTGTATAAACCACTTTCTTACCTTTTGGTGACAGCCTGTCAGGGATAATTTGGCTGTTTTGGAGATAACGCAGTTTAGTCGCCAACTTAGACCATGTTCATCGTTCCAATTCTCCTTCTAGCACGGAAACCAGTCAATCTCTACCAGCAACCGTTACGTTTGGGGCGTGCATTCCACTCCGTTCATTATTTACTGGGAGCGTCGCCATTCTCCAGATGAGGA
This window of the Euhalothece natronophila Z-M001 genome carries:
- the ltrA gene encoding group II intron reverse transcriptase/maturase, which codes for MSSITLTNGLRGEISDWGQINWLKVKKSVRNLRMRIFRARSLGQWKKLRRLQKLLLRSRANLLLSVRQITQVNQGKRTAGVDKEVLNTPDERVKLVNSWEMPKADPTRRVYIPKSNGKKRPLGIPTVRDRVAQAMVKNILEPEWEAVFEANSYGFRCGRSCHDAIDMCFKTLGTSRAGGHLWVLDADIKGFFDNIAHESILTAIESVPRGDLIEGWLKAGYLDKGILNPTETGTPQGGVISPLLANIGLHGLEDFIKSINPKLGVIRYADDFVVTSKDKESLEHILDQIKQWMLERGLEISAEKTRIVSMEEGFDFLGFNLRHYGGKLLIKPQKKKVLAFCRKIGETLNKMKACTQEEVIKVLNPLLRGFANYYRGVVSKGTFSYISHRVWQYLWKWCCRRHPSKSKKWVKDKYFGSYKRNHWTFMCKGTGRGGKEKLSILYDISSTPIVRHVKVKGTASPDDPSLRDYWHKRSLKIGKTKWAKGSKYEQVARMQEHKCPVCGDSLYNGEEIETHHIVSVKEGGSDDPENLVHLHKACHKQVHNTKSKTKAGSKA